GCGCAGCATCAGGCGTATGAGGATTGTCTCGAAGGCTTGGGCTGCCGGGTGACCAGCTTGCCTGCCGAGCCGGAACTGCCGGACTCGGTTTTTGTCGAGGACGTGGCAGTAGTATTCGACGAGTTGGCGATCCTGGCGCGGCCGGGAGCGGAGTCGCGGCGAGCGGAGGTGGCGTCGGTGGCGAAGGCGCTCGAGCCGCACCGCAAGCTGGAGCGCATCGAGGCGCCGGGGACGCTCGACGGCGGAGACGTGCTTACTGCCGGCAAGCAGGTTTTCGTCGGGCTCTCGCAGCGGACCAACCAGGCCGGCATCAAGCAGATGCGCGCGCTGCTGGCGCCCCACGGGTACAAGGTCGAGAGCGTGCCGGTCGAGCGTTGTCTGCATCTGAAGTCAGCGGTCACGCAGGTGGCGGAGCGCACGCTCCTCATCAATCCTGCCTGGCTCGACCGGCGCCCCTTTGGGAACTTCGAGCTGGTCGAGGTGGACTCGGCGGAGCCGTTCGCGGCCAACGCGCTGCTGCTTAATGGCGCGGTGATCTTTTCCGCTGCGTACACGCGCACAGGGAAGCGGCTGGAGGAGCGCGGTATTCGCGTCATTCCGGTCGAGGTCTCGGAGCTGGCCAAAGCCGAGGGCGGAGTGACCTGCTGCAGCCTGATTTTCAGTCCGAAGTGATCGAAGTCGACGCCTTCGCACCCGCTGCGGCGGGCACTCCCAGTCGCTCGAACTGCGCGGTGAAGTGCCGCAGGAAGGCGCCTCGTGGGTGAGCCTGAGGCCGTGGATCTGCTCGCGGTTCCGCCACACTTCCAGGATGATCTCCACCACGTAATCAATGTG
This genomic stretch from Terriglobales bacterium harbors:
- a CDS encoding arginine deiminase family protein: MLVAITRKISPRMSECQLTHLARAPIDVKRAAAQHQAYEDCLEGLGCRVTSLPAEPELPDSVFVEDVAVVFDELAILARPGAESRRAEVASVAKALEPHRKLERIEAPGTLDGGDVLTAGKQVFVGLSQRTNQAGIKQMRALLAPHGYKVESVPVERCLHLKSAVTQVAERTLLINPAWLDRRPFGNFELVEVDSAEPFAANALLLNGAVIFSAAYTRTGKRLEERGIRVIPVEVSELAKAEGGVTCCSLIFSPK